In one Corynebacterium bovis DSM 20582 = CIP 54.80 genomic region, the following are encoded:
- a CDS encoding acetyl-CoA C-acetyltransferase, which yields MTSTTGSGIPEAYIYDAVRTPRGKGKPGGSLHTVKPVSLLTGLIEAIIERNPGIDPERIGDIITGCVTPVGDQGMDIARTAALSAGLPFSTTGVQINRYCASGLTALNLAAGKIRSGWDDLVIAGGVESMSRVPMSSDGGAIAMDPETSFSADFIPQGISADIIATLDGVSREELDAFAARSHERATAAWEDKRFDRTVVPVRDMNGTLLLDRDETIRPGTTAESLSGLRPAFAVMGDQGGFDAVAQTKYPQLETINHVHHAGNSSGIVDGASLILVGSEQAGADMDLTPRARVVSVATTGVEPTIMLTAPAPAARAALAKAGLEPDDIDVWEINEAFSSVVLRAQRELNIPDEKLNINGGAIAMGHPLGATGAMITATAVDELHRSGGRYALITLCVAAGMGVATVIERV from the coding sequence ATGACCAGCACGACCGGCTCCGGCATCCCCGAGGCCTACATCTACGACGCCGTTCGCACACCACGCGGCAAGGGCAAGCCGGGTGGATCGCTGCACACGGTCAAGCCCGTCTCCCTTCTCACCGGACTCATCGAGGCCATCATCGAGCGCAACCCGGGCATCGACCCCGAGCGCATCGGCGACATCATCACCGGCTGCGTCACGCCCGTCGGCGACCAGGGCATGGACATCGCCCGCACCGCCGCGCTCTCCGCCGGCCTGCCGTTCAGCACCACCGGCGTCCAGATCAACCGCTACTGCGCCTCCGGCCTCACGGCCCTCAACCTCGCGGCGGGCAAGATCCGCTCCGGCTGGGACGACCTCGTCATCGCCGGCGGCGTCGAGTCCATGTCCCGCGTCCCCATGAGCTCCGACGGCGGCGCCATCGCCATGGACCCGGAGACCTCCTTCTCCGCCGACTTCATCCCCCAGGGCATCTCCGCCGACATCATCGCCACGCTCGACGGGGTCTCCCGCGAGGAGCTCGACGCCTTCGCCGCCCGCTCCCACGAGCGCGCCACCGCCGCCTGGGAGGACAAGCGCTTCGACCGCACCGTCGTCCCCGTCCGGGACATGAACGGCACCCTCCTGCTCGACCGGGACGAGACGATCCGCCCCGGCACGACCGCGGAGTCCCTCTCCGGTCTCCGCCCCGCCTTCGCCGTCATGGGTGACCAGGGCGGGTTCGACGCCGTCGCGCAGACGAAGTACCCGCAGCTCGAGACCATCAACCACGTCCACCACGCCGGCAACTCCTCCGGCATCGTCGACGGCGCGTCCCTCATCCTCGTCGGCAGCGAGCAGGCCGGCGCGGACATGGACCTCACCCCCCGCGCCCGCGTCGTCTCCGTCGCCACGACCGGCGTCGAACCGACGATCATGCTCACCGCCCCCGCGCCGGCCGCCCGCGCCGCCCTCGCGAAGGCCGGCCTCGAGCCCGACGACATCGACGTGTGGGAGATCAACGAGGCGTTCTCCTCCGTCGTCCTCCGCGCCCAGCGCGAACTGAACATCCCCGACGAGAAGCTCAACATCAACGGCGGCGCCATCGCCATGGGCCACCCGCTCGGCGCGACCGGCGCGATGATCACCGCGACCGCCGTCGACGAGCTCCACCGCTCCGGGGGCCGCTACGCCCTCATCACCCTCTGCGTCGCCGCCGGCATGGGCGTCGCCACCGTCATCGAGCGGGTCTGA
- a CDS encoding 3-hydroxyacyl-CoA dehydrogenase NAD-binding domain-containing protein produces MSDNMITWDLGSDGVLTLTMDDPNQPVNTMNALFAPSLHETVDRLAAAVEAGEVTGVILTSAKKTFFAGGDLKDMITAGPDDAQAIAENTDAMKADLRRLETIGVPVVAALNGAALGGGLEIALACHHRIATDAKGAKFGLPEVTLGLLPGGGGVTRVTRLLGLQAALTKVLTTGRQFSAEGALKQGLVDEVVPADQLLDAARAWLATDPEPVQPWDRKDYRVPGGTPTTPKLAAMLPSFPANVTKQIKGAPMPAPKAILSAAVEGLALKRIEDATAVETRYFVDLVTGPTAKNMINAFFFDIQHCTGCGSRPTAEDGTPFERTTFRTVGVVGAGMMGAGIAYACARAGMDVVLKDISTEAAEKGKNYSEKLEEKALARGRTTEEKSKALLDRITPTVDYADLADVDLIIEAVFENTELKHKVFAEIQAAVPDTTVLGSNTSTLPITGLAEGVDRPEDFIGLHFFSPVDKMPLIEIISGEKTAPATLAKALDFAKQIRKTPIVVNDSRGFYTSRVISLFLDESLRMLSEGIDPAVIEAAGRQAGYPAPPLQLVDELNLKLVRKINAENTAAAEAAGASVNDGGVTAIVDRMLDEYDRPGKLEGRGFYEYDEDGHRAGLWRGLWDELGAGTVTVPDGETTVAGSGLDTAHGDGPLLIDLIERMLFIEALETQKCVDEGVVVEDADANIGSIMGIGYPAWTGGTRQYISNYVRPAAAPLPEGAGADYPTTGREGFVARARELAERYGDRFAPMSSLTA; encoded by the coding sequence ATGAGCGACAACATGATCACCTGGGATCTGGGCAGCGACGGCGTGCTCACCCTCACCATGGACGACCCGAACCAGCCCGTGAACACCATGAACGCGCTGTTCGCCCCGTCCCTCCACGAGACCGTGGACCGCCTCGCCGCCGCCGTCGAGGCCGGCGAGGTCACCGGGGTCATCCTCACCTCCGCGAAGAAGACGTTCTTCGCCGGCGGCGACCTCAAGGACATGATCACCGCCGGCCCGGACGACGCCCAGGCCATCGCCGAGAACACCGACGCCATGAAGGCGGACCTCCGCCGCCTCGAGACCATCGGCGTGCCCGTCGTCGCCGCGCTCAACGGCGCGGCCCTCGGCGGCGGCCTCGAGATCGCCCTCGCCTGCCACCACCGCATCGCCACCGACGCCAAGGGCGCGAAGTTCGGCCTCCCCGAGGTCACCCTCGGCCTGCTCCCCGGCGGCGGCGGCGTCACCCGCGTCACCCGCCTCCTCGGCCTCCAGGCCGCCCTCACCAAGGTCCTCACGACCGGCCGCCAGTTCTCCGCCGAGGGCGCCCTCAAGCAGGGACTTGTCGACGAGGTCGTCCCCGCGGACCAGCTCCTCGACGCCGCCCGCGCCTGGCTCGCCACCGACCCCGAGCCGGTCCAGCCGTGGGACCGCAAGGACTACCGCGTACCCGGCGGCACCCCGACCACCCCGAAGCTCGCGGCGATGCTGCCGTCGTTCCCCGCGAACGTCACCAAGCAGATCAAGGGCGCGCCGATGCCCGCCCCGAAGGCGATCCTCTCCGCCGCCGTCGAGGGCCTGGCCCTCAAGCGCATCGAGGACGCCACCGCCGTGGAGACCCGCTACTTCGTCGACCTCGTCACCGGCCCGACGGCGAAGAACATGATCAACGCGTTCTTCTTCGACATCCAGCACTGCACCGGCTGCGGCTCCCGCCCGACCGCCGAGGACGGCACCCCCTTCGAGCGGACGACGTTCCGCACCGTCGGCGTCGTCGGCGCCGGGATGATGGGCGCGGGCATCGCCTACGCCTGCGCCCGCGCGGGGATGGACGTCGTCCTCAAGGACATCTCCACCGAGGCGGCGGAGAAGGGCAAGAACTACTCCGAGAAGCTCGAGGAGAAGGCCCTCGCCCGCGGCAGGACCACCGAGGAGAAGTCGAAGGCCCTCCTCGACCGCATCACCCCGACCGTGGACTACGCCGACCTCGCGGACGTCGACCTCATCATCGAGGCCGTCTTCGAGAACACCGAGCTCAAGCACAAGGTCTTCGCCGAGATCCAGGCCGCCGTGCCGGACACCACCGTCCTCGGCTCGAACACCTCCACCCTGCCGATCACCGGCCTCGCCGAGGGCGTCGACCGGCCGGAGGACTTCATCGGCCTGCACTTCTTCTCCCCCGTCGACAAGATGCCCCTCATCGAGATCATCTCCGGCGAGAAGACCGCCCCGGCGACCCTCGCGAAGGCCCTCGACTTCGCCAAGCAGATCCGCAAGACCCCCATCGTCGTCAACGACTCGCGCGGCTTCTACACCTCCCGCGTCATCAGCCTGTTCCTCGACGAGTCCCTGCGGATGCTCAGCGAGGGCATCGACCCGGCGGTCATCGAGGCCGCGGGCCGCCAGGCCGGCTACCCCGCCCCGCCGCTGCAGCTCGTCGACGAGCTCAACCTCAAGCTCGTCCGCAAGATCAACGCGGAGAACACCGCCGCCGCCGAGGCCGCGGGCGCGTCCGTCAACGACGGCGGCGTCACGGCGATCGTCGACAGGATGCTCGACGAGTACGACCGGCCCGGCAAGCTCGAGGGCCGCGGGTTCTACGAGTACGACGAGGACGGCCACCGCGCCGGACTGTGGCGCGGCCTGTGGGACGAGCTCGGCGCCGGCACCGTCACCGTCCCCGACGGGGAGACGACCGTCGCCGGCTCCGGGCTCGACACCGCCCACGGCGACGGCCCGCTGCTCATCGACCTCATCGAGCGGATGCTGTTCATCGAGGCGCTGGAGACGCAGAAGTGCGTCGACGAAGGCGTGGTCGTCGAGGACGCCGACGCGAACATCGGGTCCATCATGGGCATCGGCTACCCCGCCTGGACCGGCGGCACGCGCCAGTACATCAGCAACTACGTGCGGCCCGCCGCCGCGCCGCTGCCCGAGGGGGCCGGCGCGGACTACCCGACGACCGGTCGCGAGGGCTTCGTCGCCCGCGCCCGGGAGCTGGCGGAGCGCTACGGCGACCGCTTCGCGCCGATGAGCTCGCTCACGGCGTAG
- a CDS encoding DedA family protein has translation MLSSLVDSVVSLVDTFGGPGVGLAILAETVLPFIPSEVILPLAGFTSTQGQMSAWSAFIWATVASTVMGYILYWVGAAIGAVRLRRWADRMWLTEAADVDRALRWFDRFGSASVLICRMLPGLRVLISVPAGVHRMPLVRFGVLTTVGSIVWNAALIWLGIALGENWHRVSDTIEKYSVWFYLACAVAVVAVLVVLVRRAVRRRARPVAGTVPGDDAASPRDDA, from the coding sequence ATGCTCTCCTCACTCGTCGACTCCGTCGTCTCCCTCGTGGACACCTTCGGGGGCCCGGGCGTCGGCCTGGCGATCCTCGCCGAGACCGTCCTCCCGTTCATCCCCAGCGAGGTCATCCTCCCGCTCGCGGGGTTCACGTCCACGCAGGGGCAGATGAGCGCGTGGAGTGCGTTCATCTGGGCGACGGTCGCGTCGACGGTCATGGGGTACATCCTGTACTGGGTCGGCGCGGCGATCGGCGCGGTGCGGCTGCGCCGGTGGGCGGACCGGATGTGGCTGACGGAGGCGGCCGACGTGGACCGGGCGTTGCGCTGGTTCGACCGTTTCGGGTCCGCGTCGGTGCTCATCTGCCGGATGCTGCCGGGCCTGCGGGTGCTCATCTCCGTGCCGGCGGGGGTGCACCGGATGCCGCTGGTGCGGTTCGGTGTGCTCACGACGGTCGGGAGCATCGTGTGGAACGCGGCGTTGATCTGGCTGGGGATCGCGCTCGGTGAGAACTGGCACCGGGTGTCGGACACCATCGAGAAGTACTCGGTGTGGTTCTACCTCGCCTGCGCGGTGGCGGTGGTCGCGGTGCTCGTCGTGCTCGTGCGCCGGGCGGTGCGTCGCCGCGCCCGGCCGGTTGCGGGGACCGTCCCGGGGGACGACGCCGCCTCCCCCCGCGACGACGCCTGA
- the hchA gene encoding glyoxalase III HchA, producing MTDTQDRTPTPDRAEDEAFFPSPYSLSQYVPPRTDFDGAEHPGAYTGGRWKVLVIATEERYLHTEEGAFFSTGNHPVETLVPLRHLMDTGFGVEVATLTGAPAKFEHWAFPAEDETVSDTYRQLRESFREPKSLADVVDNELGEDSDYLAVFIPGGHGAVLGLPDSPLVQDVLDWAQDRERVVVTLCHGPAALLASGRGRASRFDGYSVCVFPDALDRGANVEIGYLPGHMRWYVAEELEKQGLTIVNDDMAGTVHRDRNLVTGDSPLASNALGKLAVEALLETAGA from the coding sequence ATGACCGACACCCAGGACCGCACCCCCACCCCCGACCGCGCGGAGGACGAGGCCTTCTTCCCCTCCCCGTACTCGCTCAGCCAGTACGTCCCGCCGCGGACCGACTTCGACGGCGCCGAGCACCCGGGCGCCTACACCGGTGGCCGCTGGAAGGTCCTCGTCATCGCGACGGAGGAGCGCTACCTCCACACCGAGGAGGGGGCGTTCTTCTCCACGGGCAACCACCCGGTCGAGACCCTCGTCCCGCTCCGGCACCTCATGGACACCGGGTTCGGTGTCGAGGTGGCGACGCTGACCGGCGCCCCCGCGAAGTTCGAGCACTGGGCCTTCCCGGCGGAGGACGAGACCGTCTCCGACACGTACCGGCAGCTCCGTGAGTCGTTCCGCGAGCCGAAGTCGCTGGCGGACGTCGTCGACAACGAGCTCGGCGAGGACTCCGACTACCTCGCCGTGTTCATCCCCGGCGGGCACGGCGCGGTGCTCGGCCTCCCGGACAGCCCGCTCGTCCAGGACGTCCTCGACTGGGCGCAGGACCGGGAGCGCGTCGTCGTCACCCTGTGCCACGGTCCCGCCGCGCTCCTCGCCTCCGGGCGGGGCCGGGCGTCCCGGTTCGACGGCTACAGCGTGTGCGTCTTCCCGGACGCGCTCGACCGTGGGGCGAACGTCGAGATCGGCTACCTCCCCGGGCACATGCGGTGGTACGTCGCCGAGGAGCTGGAGAAGCAGGGGCTGACGATCGTCAACGACGACATGGCCGGGACGGTCCACCGGGACCGGAACCTCGTCACCGGGGACAGCCCGCTGGCGTCGAACGCGCTCGGGAAGCTCGCCGTCGAGGCGCTCCTGGAGACCGCCGGGGCCTGA
- the budA gene encoding acetolactate decarboxylase: MSDRPVTRHTIFQNSLMTALLDGIYDGEMTVGELLGKGNFGLGTFDALDGEMVIVDGVCHQLLHDGTARRADLGARSPYAVATNFVPRIRRRAPRDIRRADLSAFIDDMTPSANYMYAVRITGTFSSVRTRTVVRQERPYRPMTEATDDDAVQEFTDVSGVIAGFRTPIYEKMISVPGCHVHFIDDARTRGGHVLDFTLSEGKIELCPGTDLELRLPLTSAFSSANLDPEDLDEQLHKTEIKD, encoded by the coding sequence ATGTCGGACCGCCCTGTCACCCGCCACACGATCTTCCAGAACTCCCTCATGACCGCCCTGCTCGACGGCATCTACGACGGCGAGATGACCGTCGGTGAACTCCTCGGCAAGGGCAACTTCGGCCTCGGGACGTTCGACGCCCTCGACGGCGAGATGGTCATCGTCGACGGCGTGTGCCACCAGCTCCTCCACGACGGCACGGCCCGGCGGGCGGACCTCGGGGCCCGCAGCCCGTACGCCGTCGCCACGAACTTCGTCCCCCGCATCCGCCGCCGGGCGCCGCGGGACATCCGGCGCGCCGACCTCTCGGCGTTCATCGACGACATGACGCCGTCGGCGAACTACATGTACGCCGTGCGCATCACCGGGACGTTCTCGTCGGTGCGGACGCGCACCGTCGTCCGCCAGGAGCGCCCGTACCGGCCGATGACCGAGGCGACGGACGACGACGCCGTGCAGGAGTTCACGGACGTCTCCGGCGTCATCGCCGGCTTCCGCACCCCGATCTACGAGAAGATGATCTCCGTCCCCGGGTGTCACGTCCATTTCATTGACGACGCCCGGACGCGGGGCGGTCACGTCCTCGATTTCACCCTCTCCGAGGGGAAGATCGAATTGTGCCCGGGCACGGACCTCGAACTGAGACTGCCGTTGACCAGCGCGTTCTCCTCCGCGAACCTCGATCCGGAGGATCTCGACGAGCAACTTCATAAAACGGAGATCAAGGACTGA
- a CDS encoding phosphoenolpyruvate carboxykinase (GTP) — MTIPGLADAPPTENTALLDWIRECVELCQPDAVEFCDGSDAEWNRLTDQLVEHGTLVKLNEDRQPNSFLARSDAGDVARVESRTFICTETEEGAGPTNNWAAPDAMRAEMREHYRGSMKGRTMYVVPFCMGPISDPDPKLGIELTDSPYVVLSMRIMTRMGSEALEKIGPDGGFVKGLHSIGAPLAEGEEDSTWPCNDTKYISHFPEDREIWSYGSGYGGNAILAKKCYALRIASAMAHDEGWLAEHMLILKLISPEDKAYYICAAFPSACGKTNLAMIQPTVPGWRAEVIGDDIAWLHFGEDGRLYAVNPENGFFGVAPGTNYASNPNAMKTLEPGNNIYTNVALTDDGGVWWEGLENRPDHLIDWLGNEWTPDSEGLAAHPNSRYCTPISQCPVAAPEYDDPKGVPVSAILFGGRRPDTVPLVTQARSWNHATYIGATLASGQTAAAAEASVGTLRHDPMAMLPFIGYNAGEYLQHWIEMGRRGGDRMPEVFLVNWFRRGDDGRFLWPGFGENSRVLKWIIDRIEGRVGADETVVGHTARYEDLDLDGVSEPEADIREALSAPPEDWENDIADNEQWLRFLGPKVPQEVWDEFEALKERVAAAKAGQAPTA; from the coding sequence ATGACGATTCCCGGACTTGCCGACGCCCCCCCGACCGAGAACACGGCGCTGCTGGACTGGATCCGCGAGTGCGTCGAGCTCTGCCAGCCGGACGCCGTCGAGTTCTGCGACGGGTCCGACGCCGAGTGGAACCGGCTCACCGACCAGCTCGTGGAGCACGGGACCCTCGTGAAGCTCAACGAGGACCGTCAGCCGAACTCCTTCCTCGCCCGCTCGGACGCCGGCGACGTCGCCCGCGTCGAGTCCCGCACCTTCATCTGCACGGAGACGGAGGAGGGCGCCGGCCCGACGAACAACTGGGCCGCCCCGGACGCCATGCGCGCCGAGATGCGGGAGCACTACCGGGGCAGCATGAAGGGCCGCACGATGTACGTCGTGCCCTTCTGCATGGGGCCGATCTCCGACCCGGACCCGAAGCTCGGCATCGAGCTCACGGACTCCCCGTACGTCGTGCTGTCCATGCGCATCATGACCCGCATGGGCTCCGAGGCGCTGGAGAAGATCGGGCCGGACGGGGGCTTCGTCAAGGGCCTGCACTCCATCGGCGCCCCGCTCGCCGAGGGCGAGGAGGACTCGACGTGGCCGTGCAACGACACGAAGTACATCTCCCACTTCCCCGAGGACCGCGAGATCTGGTCCTACGGCTCCGGCTACGGCGGCAACGCCATCCTCGCCAAGAAGTGCTACGCCCTGCGCATCGCCTCGGCGATGGCCCACGACGAGGGCTGGCTGGCCGAGCACATGCTCATCCTCAAGCTCATCTCCCCGGAGGACAAGGCGTACTACATCTGCGCGGCGTTCCCCTCCGCGTGCGGCAAGACGAACCTCGCGATGATCCAGCCCACCGTCCCCGGCTGGCGCGCCGAGGTCATCGGTGACGACATCGCCTGGCTCCACTTCGGCGAGGACGGCCGCCTCTACGCGGTCAACCCGGAGAACGGCTTCTTCGGCGTCGCCCCGGGCACGAACTACGCCTCCAACCCGAACGCCATGAAGACCCTCGAGCCGGGCAACAACATCTACACCAACGTCGCCCTCACCGACGACGGCGGCGTCTGGTGGGAGGGCCTGGAGAACCGGCCCGACCACCTCATCGACTGGCTCGGCAACGAGTGGACCCCGGACAGCGAGGGCCTCGCCGCGCACCCGAACTCCCGGTACTGCACGCCGATCTCCCAGTGCCCGGTCGCCGCGCCGGAGTACGACGACCCGAAGGGCGTGCCGGTGTCCGCCATCCTCTTCGGCGGCCGCCGCCCGGACACGGTGCCGCTGGTCACGCAGGCCCGGTCGTGGAACCACGCGACGTACATCGGGGCGACGCTCGCGTCCGGCCAGACGGCCGCCGCCGCGGAGGCGAGCGTCGGCACCCTCCGGCACGACCCGATGGCCATGCTGCCGTTCATCGGCTACAACGCCGGCGAGTACCTGCAGCACTGGATCGAGATGGGCCGCCGCGGCGGGGACAGGATGCCCGAGGTGTTCCTCGTGAACTGGTTCCGGAGGGGTGACGACGGACGCTTCCTCTGGCCCGGCTTCGGTGAGAACAGCCGCGTCCTCAAGTGGATCATCGACCGGATCGAGGGGCGGGTCGGCGCGGACGAGACGGTCGTCGGCCACACCGCCCGGTACGAGGACCTCGACCTCGACGGCGTCTCCGAGCCGGAGGCGGACATCCGCGAGGCGCTGAGCGCGCCGCCGGAGGACTGGGAGAACGACATCGCGGACAACGAGCAGTGGCTGCGGTTCCTCGGCCCGAAGGTGCCGCAGGAGGTCTGGGACGAGTTCGAGGCGCTCAAGGAGCGCGTCGCCGCCGCGAAGGCCGGGCAGGCCCCGACGGCGTAG
- a CDS encoding DUF6802 family protein, protein MDDIAGDIGGDVVGDVVGDVTDWWSDGDPGRGLSALPGYGWEADPGGGGPAGGTGLPGDTGFGPTGGTGGTGVFVDPAEDAVTLTDERGMSVLSDTDGDGVLDHASVVEFSGAWSAWRRLLPGTPGVPDVPGAAGADGAPDVPGAPDGDPAAPGTAGADGDPAAPGAAVVPGTGGWHPAPGRDPGHTLPPNHPSFTGEIWDAAVWTCVEKGSWG, encoded by the coding sequence GTGGATGACATCGCGGGTGACATCGGGGGTGACGTCGTGGGTGACGTCGTGGGTGATGTGACGGACTGGTGGTCGGACGGTGACCCGGGGCGGGGGCTCAGCGCCCTGCCCGGGTACGGGTGGGAGGCCGACCCCGGTGGGGGTGGTCCCGCCGGGGGGACGGGGCTGCCCGGGGACACCGGGTTCGGCCCGACGGGAGGGACCGGGGGGACGGGGGTGTTCGTCGACCCGGCGGAGGACGCCGTGACGCTGACGGACGAGCGCGGGATGTCCGTCCTGTCCGACACCGACGGGGACGGGGTGCTCGACCACGCGTCCGTCGTCGAGTTCAGCGGCGCGTGGAGCGCGTGGCGGCGGCTGCTGCCGGGGACCCCCGGTGTTCCCGACGTGCCCGGTGCCGCCGGCGCTGACGGTGCCCCCGACGTGCCCGGCGCCCCCGACGGCGACCCCGCGGCCCCCGGCACCGCCGGTGCCGACGGCGACCCCGCGGCCCCCGGTGCGGCCGTCGTCCCCGGGACCGGCGGGTGGCATCCCGCCCCCGGGAGAGATCCGGGTCACACACTACCCCCGAATCACCCCTCCTTTACGGGCGAAATCTGGGACGCTGCCGTGTGGACATGTGTTGAGAAGGGGAGTTGGGGTTAG
- the trmB gene encoding tRNA (guanosine(46)-N7)-methyltransferase TrmB — protein sequence MTGMSTPHSVPQDDTGKAPRAGRPPQTDFADGRDYPRLGAFSFRRGTLTDNQERTWRDHWPHLGRDLGDEVVDMTEWFGREAPTIVEIGSGTGTSTAAMAPVEPDHNIVAVEIYRPGLAKLLGACVRGDITNMRMIKGDGVEVLQRMIAPGSLDGVRIFFPDPWPKARHHKRRIIQSGPLHLIASRLRPGGILHVATDHAEYAEWITELVDVEPELEYLGWPADVPVLTDRQVVTKFEAKGIDKDHTITEYLWRRR from the coding sequence ATGACTGGGATGTCTACCCCCCATAGTGTTCCTCAGGATGATACGGGAAAGGCGCCCCGCGCGGGGCGGCCCCCGCAGACGGACTTCGCCGACGGCCGGGACTACCCGCGACTCGGCGCGTTCAGCTTCCGCCGCGGCACGCTCACCGACAACCAGGAGCGGACGTGGCGCGACCACTGGCCGCACCTCGGCCGGGACCTCGGCGACGAGGTCGTCGACATGACGGAGTGGTTCGGCCGCGAGGCCCCGACCATCGTGGAGATCGGGTCCGGCACGGGCACGTCCACCGCCGCGATGGCCCCCGTCGAACCCGACCACAACATCGTCGCGGTGGAGATCTACCGGCCCGGCCTGGCGAAGCTCCTCGGCGCGTGCGTGCGCGGGGACATCACGAACATGCGGATGATCAAGGGCGACGGCGTGGAGGTCCTCCAGCGGATGATCGCCCCGGGGTCGCTCGACGGCGTGCGGATCTTCTTCCCCGACCCGTGGCCGAAGGCCCGCCACCACAAGCGGCGCATCATCCAGTCCGGCCCGCTGCACCTCATCGCGTCGCGGCTCCGGCCCGGCGGGATCCTCCACGTGGCGACCGACCACGCGGAGTACGCGGAGTGGATCACCGAGCTCGTCGACGTCGAGCCGGAGCTGGAGTACCTCGGCTGGCCGGCCGACGTCCCCGTGCTCACCGACCGCCAGGTCGTGACGAAGTTCGAGGCCAAGGGGATCGACAAGGACCACACGATCACCGAGTACCTCTGGAGGAGACGATGA
- a CDS encoding NYN domain-containing protein, with product MSRLLLVWDAPNLDMGLGAILGGRPTAVHRPRFDAVGRWLIGRARELGGETAAVAAEGDDGHLPDGAVEPEATVFTNVVPGTAENIRPWIEALRNVGFAVFAKPKLTDDSDVDPDMLAHIRARHEEGTLAGVVVASADGQNFRLPLEELAQEIPVTVIGFHEHATWAVDNEHLEFVDLEDIPDVFREPLPRVNLDSLPEGGAWLQPFRPLSALMG from the coding sequence ATGAGCAGACTGCTTCTGGTGTGGGACGCACCGAACCTGGACATGGGGCTCGGCGCGATCCTCGGCGGCCGCCCCACCGCCGTCCACCGCCCGCGGTTCGACGCCGTCGGCCGCTGGCTCATCGGCCGCGCCCGGGAGCTCGGCGGGGAGACGGCGGCGGTCGCCGCCGAGGGGGACGACGGGCACCTCCCCGACGGGGCCGTCGAGCCGGAGGCGACCGTGTTCACGAACGTCGTGCCGGGCACCGCGGAGAACATCCGGCCGTGGATCGAGGCGCTGCGCAACGTCGGCTTCGCCGTGTTCGCCAAGCCGAAGCTCACGGACGACTCGGACGTCGACCCGGACATGCTCGCGCACATCCGCGCCCGCCACGAGGAGGGCACGCTCGCCGGCGTCGTCGTGGCCAGCGCGGACGGGCAGAACTTCCGCCTGCCGCTCGAGGAGCTCGCGCAGGAGATACCGGTCACGGTCATCGGCTTCCACGAGCACGCGACGTGGGCGGTGGACAACGAGCACCTGGAGTTCGTCGACCTCGAGGACATCCCGGACGTCTTCCGCGAGCCGCTGCCGCGGGTGAACCTGGACTCGCTGCCCGAGGGCGGCGCGTGGCTGCAACCGTTCCGCCCGCTGTCGGCCCTCATGGGGTAG